The Fusobacterium sp. FSA-380-WT-3A region ATTAGATTATGCTGTATTAGATATTGGAGGAATTGGTTATAAAATTTTTATTTCTCTTAGAACTTATGAAAAAGTAAATATTAATTCTGAAGCTAAATTTTTTATTTTTAATTATATTAAAGAAGATGAATATAAACTTATTGGTTTTTTAGAAGAAAGAGAAAGAAACCTTTTTGAAATGTTACTTTCTGTGAAAGGTATAGGAATGTCTTTAGCTTTATCTATAATGTCATCTTTTGATTGTGAAACAATTCGTACATTAATTTTAGAAGGGGATTATGTAACTTTAAAAAATGTTCCTAAACTAGGAGAAAAAAAAGCTCAACAAATAATTTTAGATTTAAAATCTAAAATTAAAAAAATGGATTTTGTTTCTATTGAACAAGCATTAAATATAAATGTTAATTATGAAATTGAAGATGAATTAATAATGGCTTTAGAAGGATTAGGATATAATAAAAAAGATATAAATAAAATTATAGATAAAAATAAAATAAAATCATATAAAAATATTCAAGAAGCTATAAAAGATACTTTAAAAAATCTTCAAATAAAATAAAAAGGAATTCCTTAAACTAGATAGAATATTAGTATAAATAACTCAAGTTACAATATCAATGTCACATAAAAAGGAGTATATATATGAGAAAAATATTTATATTGGATACTAATATTTTAATTCATGACCCTAATTCAATTTATAATTTTAGAGGTAATGATGTTTTTTTACCAATTGAAGTTATTGAAGAAATAGATAAACTAAAAGGAAAACAAGATACTGGAATAAATGCCAGAATGGCTTCTAGAGTTATTGAAGAAATTAGAAAAAAAGGGAACTTATCTAAAGGAGTTGAACTTCCAGAGGAAATTTTCTTTAAAGTCATTGTTGAAAGTGGAAAAGATTCTATACCTGAAGGTTTAAAAAAAGATTCTACTGATAATAGTGTTCTTGGAATGACTATAAAAATAAAAAATAAATTTCCTGATAGAAAAGTAATTTTAGTAACAAAAGATATAAACCTTAGAATAAAAGCTGATGCTATTGGTATTGAAGTAGAAGACTATTCAACTGATAGAGTTGTTTATGATGAACTTGATAAGGGATACTTAGAAATAGAAATTTCTAAAACTTTATTTGATAAATATGATAAAAGTGGAAAAATTGACATTTCTGAGTTAAATCTTGATTTTGAACCATCTCCAAACTTTTTCTTTATCATGAAAGCTGGACAAGAAAAAACTACAGGTAGAGTTTTTGGAGATAAAGTCAAAAAATTTGTTAATGGGGATATTTGTGCTTGGGGAGCTAGAGCGAGAAATGATGAACAAAAATTTGCTATGGATTTATTAATGGATGATGATATAAAAGCTGTTACTTTAGTAGGAAAAGCTGGTACTGGAAAAACATTACTTGCTATAGCTGCTGGTCTTGAACAAGTTGTTGAAAGAAAAAAATATTCTAAATTATATATTGCTAGACCTATAATTCCTATGGGAAAAGATTTAGGATATTTACCTGGTAACGAAAAAGAAAAATTAAGACCTTGGATGCAACCAATTTTTGATAATATAGAACTTCTAAGTGATTTTAAAGGAGATAAAACAGGAGAAAAGGTTATAACAGGTCTTGAAACTATGGGCCTTTTAAAAGTTGAAGCTCTTACATATATAAGAGGAAGAAGCATTCCTAATGGTTTCATCATAATTGATGAAGCACAAAATTTAACTCCTTTAGAAATAAAAACTATTATAACAAGAGCTGGGGAAAATACAAAAATTGTATTTACAGGAGACCCTTACCAAATAGATAGTCCTTATCTTGATACTAATACAAATGGACTTACTTATATGGCTGAGAAATTAAAAGATGAAAAAATAGTTGGACATATTACTTTGGTTAAAGGAGAACGTTCTCCTTTAGCAGAAATTTCTGCAAAATTATTATAATTTATTTTACAAGGAAGATTATTCTTCCTTGTTTTTTATCAACTATTTTCTAACTTCTATAAAATTTTCTTTGTATTTTTTCTCATTTTATATTATAATATTCAATAGAATATTATTAGAATTCTTTGCTTTTTGAAAAAAGAATTTTTTATGGAGGAAAAATGGAAAGTATATTAACTATTTTACTATTTATATTTGCCTTGGCGTTAATAATCCTTGTTCTTATCCAACCTGATAGGAGTCGTGGAATGTCTGGTAGTATGGGAATGGGAAGTGCTAATACAGTATTTGGTCTTTCTAAAGATGGTGGTCCTTTAGCTAAAGCTACAAAAATAATTGCAACTTTATTTATTATAATAGCATTATTATTATACCTATACTCAGCAAAATAAAACAATTTAAGATGTGTTCATTACAACACATCTTTTTATTATTTTAAGGAGGATAAATGGAAACTCCAACTCTTTTTCAAAATAATTATCAAGATATAAAGCCACTTGCTTTAAAGTTGAGACCTAAAACTCTAGAAGAATTTATAGGACAAGAAGAATTACTTGGAGAAGGAAAACTTTTAAATAAAATAATAAGAACTGGAAAAATTAGCAATATGATTTTATATGGTCCTCCAGGTTGTGGAAAAAGTTCTCTTGGAGAGATAATTTCTAATGAACTTAATTGTAATATAGAAAACTTAAATGCTACTACAGCTTCTCTAAATGATTTAAGAGAGATTGTTGAAAAAGCAAAAAAATCTATAGAACTTTATAACAAAAAAACAGTTTTATTTCTTGATGAAATTCATAGATTTAATAAAATGCAACAGGATGCTTTATTATCTTATACAGAGTCAGGAATATTAATTCTTATTGGAGCCACTACTGAAAATCCCTATCATAATCTTAATAATGCCCTTTTATCAAGATGTCTCATTTTTGAATTTAAATCTCTTGAAAGAAAAGATATAGAAAAAATTTTAATAAAAGGGGAAAAATATTATAATAAAATTTTACCAAATAATATAAAAAATATTATTTTAGATATTTCACAGGGAGATTGTAGAATAGCTTTAAATTATTTGGAATTATTTTTTAATAATTCTGAAAATGAAAATTTTGAAGATATAGAAAAACTTTTTTCTAAACGCAAAGTTTCTTATCATAAAGAAGAAGATAAATATAATATTATCTCTGCTATGATAAAAAGTATTAGAGGAAGTGATCCTGATTCAGCTGTCTATTGGATGGGTAGACTTTTATATGGTGGTGAAGACCCTAGATATATAGCTAGAAGGCTTGTCATTTCAGCCAGTGAAGATATTGGAATGGCTAATCCAGAAGCTTTAGTTATAGCTACATCAGCCTATACAGCTAGTGAAAAAATAGGAATGCCTGAAATTAGAATAATTTTAGCTCATGCTGTTATTTATTTAGCTATTTCAAGTAAAAGTAATTCATGTTATAATAGTATTAATGAAGTTTTAGAAGATATTAAAAATGGAGATATGCAAGAAATTCCTCTTCATATTTCTGATAGAGCTATCGGATATAAATATCCTCATGATTATGATGGAAATTTTGTTAAACAAAATTATAGAAAAAATACAAGTAAAAAATATTATAAACCTGGAAATAATAAATTTGAAATTCAAATTAAAGATAAATTAGATAGACTTTGGAAAAAATAAAAATTAAAATAAACTGGAGGAGATTTAATGAAATTAATTAAAGCAGTAAGAGGAACTAAAGATATTATTGAAGAAACAGCTGCAAAATATTCTTATATTCACAGGATTGCTGAAGATTTATTTTCTGCATATGGATACTCTTATATAAAAACTCCTATTTTTGAGGAAACAGACCTTTTTAAAAGAGGAATAGGAGAAGCTACAGATGTAGTAGAAAAAGAGATGTATACTTTTCTTGATAGAGGAGAAAGAAGTATTACTTTAAGACCTGAAGGAACTGCCTCTGTTGTAAGAGCTTATTTAGAAAATAAAATTTATGCAAAAGAAGATATTTCAAAATTTTTCTATATGGGGTCTATGTTTAGATATGAAAGACCTCAAGCTGGAAGACAAAGAGAATTTAATCAAGTTGGTGTTGAAGTTTTAGGTGAGGCTTCTCCTATTCTTGATGCTGAAGTTATAGCTATGAGCTATCACTTACTTGAAAAATTAGGAATAACTGACCTTGAAGTTAATATTAACTCTGTTGGTGAAAATGAATCTCGTCAAAAATATAGACAAGCTTTATTAAACTATTTAGAGCCTGTTAAAGAACATTTATGTGAAGATTGTAAAAGAAGACTAGAAACAAATCCTCTAAGAGTATTAGATTGTAAAGTAGAAACTTGTAAAAAATATACTGAAAATACTCCTAGTATAATAGATTCTTTATCTGAAGCTGAAAGAAATCATTATGAAACTGTGAAAAAATATTTAACTTTATTTGGTATTCCGTTTGTTGAAAATCCAAAATTAGTTAGAGGATTAGATTATTATTCAAGTACAGTATTTGAAATAGTAACTAACAAACTTGGAGCTCAAGGAACTGTCCTTGGAGGTGGAAGATATGATAATCTTCTAAAACAATTAGGTGATAGAGAAACTCCAGCTTTTGGATTTGCTGCAGGAATTGAAAGAATTATGATGCTTATGGATACTATTCCTTCTAAAGAAACTGATATATATGTAGCTTGGCTTGGTGAAAACACTTGTGATTTTGCTATGAAATTAACTAGTATTTTAAGAAAAGAAGGACTAAAAGTAGCTATTGATTTTAACTCTAAAGGTATGAAAAGTCATATGAAAAAAGCTGATAAATTAAATGTCAATTATACAATAATTATTGGTGAAGATGAGATGGCTAAAAATATCATAGTTTTAAAAGATTTTAATGCTAGAACTCAAGAAGAATTAACAATTGAAGAATTAATAAAAAAATTAAAAAAATAAATTCTTAAAGGAGACTTAAAATGATATATAGAAATCATAACTTAGGTGAACTAAGGAAAAATAATATCGGTGAAAAAGTTATTTTATCTGGTTGGGTTGCTACTAAAAGAGACCTTGGAGGGCTTACTTTTGTAGACCTAAGAGATAGAGAAGGAATAACTCAAATTATTTTTGATACTGATGTGGCTAGTCAAGAAGTTGTTGATAAAGCTCAAAAATTAAAAACAGAATCTGTTATTAGAATAGAAGGAGAAGTAAGAGAAAGATATAGTAAAAATCCTAATATCCCTACTGGAGAAATAGAAGTATTTGCTACTTCTATTGATGTATTAAACTCTTGTGATACTTTACCTTTCCAAATGACAGATGAAGGATTAAGTGAAAATATCAGACTTAAATATAGATATCTAGATTTAAGAAGAGAACAAATGATAAATAATTTGAAAAAAAGACATAGAATGATTATGTCTATTAGAAATTATATGGATGAAAAAGGATTTTTAGATGTAGATACTCCTTTATTAACAAAATCTACTCCTGAAGGAGCTAGAGACTTCTTAGTTCCTAGTAGAACTAATGGAGGACAATTCTATGCTTTACCTCAATCACCTCAATTATTTAAACAACTTTTAATGATAGCTGGTGTTGAAAAATATTTCCAAATTGCTAAATGTTTTAGAGATGAGGATTTAAGAGCTGACAGACAACCTGAATTTACTCAACTTGACATTGAAATGTCTTTTGTTGAACTAGAAGATGTTATTACTGAAATTGAAGGATTAGCAAAAAGAGTATTTAAACAAGTAACAGGACAAGAAGCAAATTATGATTTCCCAAGAATGGAATGGAAAGATGCTATGGACAGATTTGGTTCTGATAAACCAGATACTAGGTTTGGAGTAGAATTAAAAGATATTTCTGAAATTGTTGCTAACTGTGGGTTTAAAGCATTTAGTTCTACAATAGCCGATGGAGGAATTGTTAAAGCTATTGTAGCTCCTCAAGTAGCTGATAAATTTTCAAGAAAAATTCTTGATGATTATCAAGAATATGTAAAAAGATATTTTGGAGCTAAAGGATTAGCTTACATAAAACTTACTAAAGATGGAATTAATTCTCCAATAGCTAAATTTTTAACTGAAGAAGAAATAAAAGCTATAATTGAAAAAGTTGAAGCTAATGAAGGAGATGTAATCTTAATTGTAGCTGACAAAGTAAAAGTAGTTCATGCTGCTTTAGGAGCTTTAAGATTAAGAATAGGAAAAGAATTAAATCTTTATGATAAAAATGAATTTAAGTTTTTATGGGTTGTTCACTTCCCTATGTTTGAATATGATGAAGAAGAGCAAAGATACAAAGCTGAACACCATCCATTTACATCTATAATGGAAGAAGATATGCCAAGATTCTTTGAAGGAGATATGGATATAAGAACTAATACTTATGATTTAGTTCTAAATGGAAATGAAATTGGTGGTGGAAGCATTAGAATTCATAATCCTCAAGTTCAAGAAAAAGTTTTTGAAAAATTAGGACTTACTCAAGAACAAGCTCGTGAAAAATTTGGATTCTTTATTGACGCATTTAAATATGGAGCACCACCTCATGGAGGACTAGCTTTTGGAATAGATAGATGGTTAATGGTAATGTTAGGAGAAAACTCTATAAGAGATGTTATTCCTTTCCCTAAAACAAATAAAGGTCAATGTTTAATGACTGAAGCTCCAAATATTGTTGAGAAAGAACAATTAGATGAATTATTTATAGTTTCTACTTTTAAAAAGGAAAAATAAATTGTATATTTTCCAATAATTTACAACTAATTTCAATTTTAAAAATTTATTTTTGAAAAGTTAATATTGCATTTATAATTAAAATATGATATAATTCAATCAAAGAATAGAAAATTTCTGGTCTACGCGTTATTCTCTAATGTTTTGGGCCTATGGTCGCTACTGGGGTTGTCCCTGTTAGAAGTAAATCAGATAAGTCACGAAAACCCTTGTTTTACGGACCCTGTATGCGTCTAGCAAATAACTACCACTTGTTTTTATGGCGACCAAAACAGAGGAGGAGACGGTAGATCGGTGTTCATTCTGGTTGAGGACTTAGTCCTCTTTTTTATTTATTAAATTATTTTATGGAGAAGCCTATGTTAAGAATAGAAAAGTATATAGAAGAAATTTTAAAAAATGCTATAGAAAAAGCATTTCCTAACAAAGAGTTAAAGCCAATAGAAATTACAATAGCAACTAATGAAAAATTTGGAGATTTCCAAAGTAATTTTGCTATGATGAATTCTAAAATTATTGGTGGAAATCCTAGAAAAATAGCTGAAAATTTAGTTAATAATATTCCTGAAAATAATATTATTGAAAAATTAGAAATAGCTGGTCCTGGATTTATAAATATATTTTTAAAAAATTCTTATGTATCTGAATATGTAAGAAAAATGACAACTGAAAAATATCAGTTTGCAGAGTTAAACACAGATGGTGATATAATCATAGATTATTCTTCACCTAATATAGCTAAAAGAATGCATATTGGTCATTTAAGATCAACTATTATAGGAGATTCTGTTAAAAGATTATGTAATTTTTTAGGATATCATACTGTTGCTGATAATCATATAGGAGATTGGGGAACTCAATTTGGAAAACTTATAGTTGGTTATCACAAATGGTTAGATAAAGATGCTTATCAAAAAAATCCTATTGAAGAACTTGAAAGAGTTTATGTAGAATTTACAAAAGAAAGTGAAAAAAATCCAGAACTTGAAGATATTGCAAGAGAAGAACTAAAAAAACTTCAAGATGGTGATGAAGAAAACTATAAACTTTGGCAAGAATTTATAAAAGTTTCTCTTGAAGAATATAATAAATTATATAAAAGAATGGATGTTCATTTTGATACTTACTATGGAGAATCTTTCTATCATCCAATTATGCCAAAAGTTATTGATGAGTTAGTTGAAAAAGGATTAGCTGTAGAAGATCAAGGAGCAAAAGTTGTTTTCTTTGATGAAAAAGAAAATCTTCATCCTTGTATAGTTCAAAAGAAAGATGGAGCTTTTCTTTACTCTACATCTGATATAGCTACTATAAAATTCAGAAAAGAGAATTATAATGTTAATAAAATAATTTATTTAACTGATGAAAGACAACAAGATCATTTTAAACAATTCTTTAAAATAACTGAAATGTTAGGTTGGGATATAGAAAAAGTCCATATTTGGTTTGGAATTATGAGATTTGCTGATGGTGTATTTTCTACAAGAAAAGGAAATGTCATAAGATTAGAACAACTTCTTGATGAAGGAAAGAAAAAAGCCTTGGAAATTATTGAGGAAAAAAATCCATCACTTTCTAATGAAGAAAAGGATAATATAGCTGAAATAGTTGGAATTGGAGCTATTAAATATGCTGACCTTTCTCAAAATAGACAAAGTCCTATTATATTTGAATGGGATAAAATTTTAAGTTTTGAAGGAAATACAGCTCCTTATTTACAATACTCTTATGCAAGAATTCAATCTATACTTAGAAAAGCAGGAGAACTTGGTAAAGCTTTAGATGAAAATAAAGAAATTCAAATTATTGATAAAAACGAAAGAGTTCTTTCGACATATTTAACTTTATTCCCTACAATGGCTTTAAAAGCTGGAGAAGCATACAAACCAAATCTTCTGACTGATTATTTATTTGAACTTGCTAAAAAATTTAATACTTTCTATAATTCATGTCCTATTTTAAATCAAGAAGATAATATTCTTTATTCAAGATTACTTCTTATAGATAGAGTTGCAAAAACTTTAAAAGAAGGACTTAACTTATTAGGTATTAAAACAGTAAATAGAATGTAAAATAATCTTAATAAAAAAGCTGAGAAAAATTCTCAGCTTTTTTTATATCCATTTTGCTCTCCATGTATATAAAGTCATTAATATAAGTCCTATTGTCCAAGTAATAGGATACAAAATTAATATATTATTTATTGTATTATCTAATGGTAAAATAAAATTAATCCAAAAGATTCTAAAGATACACATTGAAAAAAGTAAAATTAACATAGGTGGCATAGTTTTTCCAACACCTCTTACTGTTCCTGCTAATGAATGTAACATTGAAAGTATAAAATAAAATGGGCAAAAATATTTCATGGCCGAAATTCCTGCCTGTATTATTTTTTCATCATTTGTAAAAAGTTCTACAAGAGGGCGAGAAAATGTAAGAAGTAAAATTCCTATTATAATAGAATAAATAATACCCATTCCAAGAGTTATCCACATTCCTTTTTTTACCCTATCTTTTCTTCTACCACCATAATTTTGTCCTGTAAAAGTTGTACTAGCCATACTTAAACTTAAAATAGGTAAAACATTAAATCCGTCTATTTTTAAATATATTCCAAATCCTGCTATAATACTTGGACCAAATACATTTATACTACTTTGAATTAAAACATTTGAAAATGAAATTACTGTACTTTGTATTCCTGTCGGAAAACCTACTCTAATCATATTCAAAGCTATTTTTTTATTTATCTTTAGTTTATTTAAATATACTTTATAAGTATCATTTACTTTTAATAAAAATATTAAAGCTAAAACACAAGAAATAAATTGACTAATATTGGTAGCTATTGCAACTCCTTTTATTCCCATGTTAAGTCCTCTGACAAATAATAAATCTAAAAATATATTAGTTACTGAAGCTACTCCTAAATAAAGTAAAGACCTTTTTGAATTTCCAGCAGCATTTAATATTCCTGCTTCCATATTGTAAACTATACTAAAAACTAATCCTAAAGAAAATAATCTCAAATAAACAACTGAATCTTTAAATATTTCATCTGGAGTTTTCATCCATTTTAAAATTTGAGGAGTAAAAATAAATCCCACTATTGATAAAATTATTCCCAATATAATTGATATCATTATAGCTGTGTGTACAGATAAATTTATTCTTTTATTATTTTTAGCTCCTATTGCTTGAGATATAATTACTCCTGCTCCTACAGCTATCCCTTGACTAAATCCTATTAATAAATTAATTATAATTGTACTTGAACCTACTGCTGCTAAAGCATTACTTCCTACATAATTCCCTACTATAATTGAGTCAACTGTATTATAAGTTTGTTGTAATAAATTTCCTAAAATTAAAGGAATTGAAAATAATAAAAGTATTTTTACAATACTTCCTTCTGTCATATTCAATGTTTTTTTCCCTTTTTCAACACTTTCTATTTCTTCTACCACTTTAATCTCCTCTTGTTTCTATTTTATAACATTTGTCCATTAAAAAAATAAAAATAAATTATCCCTATAAATGTCAAGATAAAAAAAATTTTTAACATTAGTTTTGTAACTTTCCAAAAAATCCATAAGCAAATTAAAGCTCCTAAACATAATAAAATACTATCCATTTTTTCTCCTTTAACAGTTTTCTTATACTAAAAGATTATACCACATTATCCAAAAAAATATTAATTAAAAATTGTTTTTCTTGATTTATAATTTTTAAAATCGTATAATATTATTAAAAACTTTACTTTAAAAAGGAGAAGATTTCTATGGAAATAATATCATCTAGAGATAATATTGAAACTAAATATAAATGGAATTTAACAGATATTTATAAAAATTGGGATGAATGGGATAATGATTTAAATATTTTAACTAATTCAATGAAAGAAATACCAACTTTTGAAAATAATATTACTACAAATTCTAAAAAATTTATAGAACTTTTAGAACTAGAAGAAAAAATAAGCAGACTTATTGATAAACTTTATCTTTATCCTTATATGCTTAGAGATTTGAATTCAAAAGATATTATAGCAGCTGAAAAAATGCAAACTATAGAACATATTTATGCTGAATATAGCATATCTTCATCTTGGATTACTCCTAAAATATTAGAAATTCCTAAAGAAATTATGGATAAATGGATTGAAGAAAATAAAGAACTACACAATCATAAGTTTAACTTAAATGAACTTTATAGATTGAAACAACATGTATTAGATAAAGATAAAGAAAAACTTTTATCATATTTTTCTCAATATATGGGAAGTATAAATGAAGTTTATGATGAACTTTCTATTTCTGATATTAAATGGAATGAGGTAGAACTTTCTACTGGAGAAAAATTTAAAGTTAGTAATGCTGTATATTCAAAAATATTAGAAAGTTATAAAAATCAGGAAGATAGAAAAAAAGCTTTTGAAGCACATTATAACTCTTATTTTATAAATAAAAATACTTATGCTGCTATTTATAGAGGACAAATCTTAAGAGATGTTGCTAATATGAAGGCTAAAAATTATAATTCTACTTTAGAAAAAGCTTTAGAGCCTAATAATATTTCTACAAATGTCTATCTCAACCTTATTAATTCAGCTAAAGAAAATTCTCAACCATTAAAAAAATATTTGGAACTTAGAAAAAAATATCTAAATATTTCTGAGTATCATTATTATGATAACCAAATTAAAATTGTTGACTACAAAAGAAACTTTACTTATGAAGAAGCTAAAAAAATTGTTTTAAACTCTGTAAAACCTTTAGGTGAAGATTATTATAATAATCTAAAGATTGCTATAAGCGAAGGATGGTTAGATGTTTTTGAAACTCCTAATAAAAGAAGTGGAGCTTATTCTTTAAATATATATGATGTTCATCCTTATATGCTTTTAAATTTTAATGGAACTTTAGAATCTGTATTTACATTAGCTCATGAATTAGGACATACTCTTCATAGTATGTATTCTACTAAAAATCAACCTTATTCTACTCATGATTACACTATCTTTGTTGCAGAAGTTGCTTCCACATTTAATGAAAAACTTTTACTAGATTATATGTTAAATACAGCAACTGATAAAAATGAAAGAATTGCTTTGATAGAAGAAGCTATAGGAAATATTGTTGGTACTTATTATCTTCAAAGTCTTTTTGCTAATTATGAATATGAAGCATATAAATTAGTGGAAAATGGTACTCCTGTAACTTCAGAAACTTTGGATAACATAATGGATAAGCTATTTAAAGAATATTTTGGAGATGAACTTATTATTGATGATTTACAAAAAATAATTTGGGCTAGAATTCCTCATTTCTTTAATTCTCCTTATTATGTTTATCAATATGCTACAAGTTTTTCAGCTTCATCTAAATTATATGATAAAATTTTTAATTCTTCTTACTCAAAGGAAGAAAGAAAAATTTCTAGTGAAAAATATTTAGAACTTTT contains the following coding sequences:
- the pepF gene encoding oligoendopeptidase F, translated to MSSRDNIETKYKWNLTDIYKNWDEWDNDLNILTNSMKEIPTFENNITTNSKKFIELLELEEKISRLIDKLYLYPYMLRDLNSKDIIAAEKMQTIEHIYAEYSISSSWITPKILEIPKEIMDKWIEENKELHNHKFNLNELYRLKQHVLDKDKEKLLSYFSQYMGSINEVYDELSISDIKWNEVELSTGEKFKVSNAVYSKILESYKNQEDRKKAFEAHYNSYFINKNTYAAIYRGQILRDVANMKAKNYNSTLEKALEPNNISTNVYLNLINSAKENSQPLKKYLELRKKYLNISEYHYYDNQIKIVDYKRNFTYEEAKKIVLNSVKPLGEDYYNNLKIAISEGWLDVFETPNKRSGAYSLNIYDVHPYMLLNFNGTLESVFTLAHELGHTLHSMYSTKNQPYSTHDYTIFVAEVASTFNEKLLLDYMLNTATDKNERIALIEEAIGNIVGTYYLQSLFANYEYEAYKLVENGTPVTSETLDNIMDKLFKEYFGDELIIDDLQKIIWARIPHFFNSPYYVYQYATSFSASSKLYDKIFNSSYSKEERKISSEKYLELLKSGGNDFPINQLKKAGVNLEEKENFKAVALEMEKLLILLEKELNK